One Clarias gariepinus isolate MV-2021 ecotype Netherlands chromosome 5, CGAR_prim_01v2, whole genome shotgun sequence genomic region harbors:
- the ppp2r3b gene encoding serine/threonine-protein phosphatase 2A regulatory subunit B'' subunit beta isoform X3, translated as MRMKELSLRQDPDLRKELALLARGCDFVLPSRFKKRLRAFQQGQAQLKKEEAVSPALSETIPKFYFPRGRPKANINIDNLISKIEKIFSQFPSERVTIEDMGKVAKACECPLYWKAPLFFASGGDRRGYVSVHKFVAMWRKVLQTCHDDASKFLHLLAKPGCPYLEQEDFIPFLQDVVDSHAGLAFLKEASDFHSRYITTVIQRIFYNVNRSWTGKITCSELRKSSFLQNVALLEEEEDVNQLTEYFSYEHFYVIYCKFWELDTDHDLYIDQRDMARHNDQAISHRMIDRIFSGTVTRDRKVHKEGRLSYADFVWFLISEEDKKTETSIEYWFRCMDVDGDGVLSMYELQYFYQEQCQKLETMAIEPLPFEDCLCQMLDLVRPEIPGKITLRDLKRCKLAHIFFDTFFNIEKYLDHEQRDPFVVAKDAETLGQDISDWERYAAEEYDILVAEEAANEQYNDGYENPLVPIDCISSEFDLCSEKRHLFEFANPHSNLDLDEYKYTDDFE; from the exons GCGCAGCTTAAGAAAGAGGAGGCCGTTTCACCAGCGTTAAGCGAAACCATTCCGAAGTTCTATTTCCCTCGAGGGCGGCCCAAAGCCAATATCAACATTGACAATCTCATTTCCAAGATAGAGAAAATATTTTCACAGTTTCCCAGTGAAAGAGTAACTATTGAGGATATGGGGAAGGTTGCCAAG GCCTGTGAATGTCCACTTTATTGGAAAGCGCCATTGTTCTTCGCTTCTGGGGGAGACAGAAGGGGATATGTGTCTGTTCACAAATTTGTGGCAATGTGGAGAAA AGTGCTCCAGACATGTCATGATGATGCATCCAAATTTCTTCACCTTCTGGCCAAGCCTGGCTGCCCTTATTTAGAGCAAGAGGACTTTATTCCATTCCTGCAG GATGTGGTGGATTCACATGCGGGCCTTGCTTTTCTGAAAGAGGCCTCGGACTTTCACTCACGCTACATTACCACA GTGATACAGAGGATATTTTATAACGTCAACCGATCATGGACAGGAAAAATAACATGTTCGGAGCTACGGAAAAGCAGTTTTCTTCAG AATGTGGCTCTactggaagaggaagaggatgtCAACCAGCTGACTGAGTACTTCTCTTATGAGCATTTCTATGTCATCTACTGTAAATTCTGGGAGCTCGACACTGACCACGATCTCTACATAGACCAGAGGGACATGGCACGACACAATGATCAAG CTATCTCCCACAGAATGATTGATAGAATATTCTCAGGAACTGTAACAAG AGACAGAAAGGTTCATAAAGAAGGACGGTTGAGTTATGCCGATTTTGTATGGTTCCTTATCTCAGAGGAAGACAAGAAGACTGAAACCAG CATAGAGTACTGGTTCCGCTGTATGGACGTGGATGGGGATGGAGTTTTGTCCATGTACGAGCTGCAGTATTTCTATCAGGAGCAGTGTCAGAAGCTGGAGACCATGGCCATTGAACCCCTGCCATTTGAGGATTGTTTATGCCAAATGCTAGATCTGGTCAGGCCTGAGATTCCAG GAAAGATCACTCTCCGGGACTTAAAGAGATGCAAACTAGCTCATATATTCTTTGACACTTTCTTCAATATTGAGAAATATCTGGATCATGAGCAAAGGGATCCGTTTGTTGTGGCAAAG GATGCTGAGACTTTGGGACAGGACATTTCAGACTGGGAAAGATATGCTGCAGAGGAGTATGATATTTTGGTGGCCGAGGAAGCCGCCAACGAGCAGTACAATGATGG ATATGAGAACCCCCTGGTGCCGATTGACTGCATCTCCAGTGAGTTTGACCTGTGCAGTGAGAAGAGGCACTTGTTTGAGTTTGCTAACCCACACTCTAACCTGGACCTGGATGAGTACAAATACACAGATGATTTTGAATGA